A window of Candidatus Hydrogenedentota bacterium contains these coding sequences:
- a CDS encoding zeta toxin family protein, giving the protein MPRVYVIGGPNGAGKTTAATALFPDALRCPEFVNADAIAAGISPFRPESVAMEAGRIMLSRIRRLASDQQDFAFETTMASRSFAPFLRACREQGYTVHLLFVWLRTPDLAIERVARRVAAGGHHIPDDVVRRRYVRGMRNFLNLYAPLARTWDCVDNSGEMPVPVASRDKNGTISVYDAETWRRIREATK; this is encoded by the coding sequence ATGCCCAGAGTCTATGTCATCGGCGGCCCGAACGGGGCCGGAAAAACCACCGCCGCCACGGCCCTCTTTCCGGACGCCCTCCGCTGCCCCGAATTCGTGAACGCCGACGCAATCGCCGCCGGAATTTCCCCGTTCCGCCCGGAATCCGTGGCGATGGAGGCCGGGCGCATCATGCTTAGCCGGATCCGGCGCCTGGCCTCGGATCAACAGGACTTCGCCTTCGAAACCACCATGGCCTCGCGCTCCTTCGCCCCCTTCCTGCGGGCGTGCCGGGAGCAGGGCTACACCGTGCACCTGCTCTTCGTATGGCTGCGCACCCCCGATCTCGCCATCGAGCGCGTCGCCCGCCGCGTCGCCGCCGGCGGCCACCACATTCCCGACGATGTCGTTCGCCGGCGCTACGTCCGCGGCATGCGGAACTTCTTGAATCTGTACGCGCCACTCGCTCGAACATGGGATTGCGTGGACAATTCAGGAGAAATGCCTGTTCCTGTCGCCTCCCGAGATAAGAATGGTACAATTAGCGTGTATGATGCCGAGACTTGGCGCAGAATCCGTGAGGCCACCAAATGA